A stretch of the Glutamicibacter sp. JL.03c genome encodes the following:
- a CDS encoding sarcosine oxidase subunit delta codes for MMLIDCPHCGPRNENEFSYGGEAHVAYPENPAELTDKEWSRYLFYRGNKKGIFAERWVHAGGCRKWFNALRDTVSYEFLAVYGAGEAQPQIDTLQGGTR; via the coding sequence ATGATGCTAATCGACTGCCCGCACTGCGGGCCACGCAACGAAAACGAATTCAGCTACGGCGGCGAAGCCCACGTGGCCTACCCGGAAAATCCGGCGGAACTCACCGACAAGGAATGGTCCCGCTACCTGTTCTACCGGGGCAACAAGAAAGGCATTTTTGCCGAGCGCTGGGTCCACGCCGGCGGCTGCCGCAAGTGGTTCAACGCCCTGCGCGACACCGTCAGCTACGAATTCCTGGCCGTCTACGGCGCCGGCGAGGCGCAACCGCAGATCGACACACTTCAAGGAGGCACCCGATGA
- a CDS encoding S8 family serine peptidase produces the protein MFSTHAPSTSATEVPGRFVLIFDAPDATVPGIAAQAREQQVPQLLSEQGYSISEYYPALGIAVVTSKADQLEDFRQRCAGHQLPPSVVPELVYRILPETASEANSYTDTDKFTWGLQAVGADLSSYTGKGINVAVLDTGFDAAHPDFASRSVTTRSFVEGEDAADGHGHGTHCIGSSCGPRTPAQGPGYGVASEANIFAGKVLGADGSGSDSTILAGINWALESKCEIISMSLGADVRTVHPPYVTAGRRSLELGSLIIAAAGNNAQRSAGNPGFVGAPANSPYIMAVAALDSTLAVADFSAQALQAEGGEVNIAGPGVDVYSSWPGAQRYNTISGTSMATPHVAGVAALLAESTGLRAQELWDKLVATARDVPLPAEDAGAGLAQAPASTEG, from the coding sequence ATGTTCAGCACCCATGCACCGAGCACGTCAGCCACCGAAGTCCCCGGCCGTTTTGTCCTCATCTTCGATGCGCCCGATGCCACTGTCCCCGGCATCGCCGCCCAGGCCCGGGAACAGCAGGTCCCGCAGCTATTGAGCGAGCAGGGCTATTCGATCAGCGAGTATTACCCGGCGCTGGGCATCGCCGTGGTCACCAGCAAGGCCGACCAGCTCGAGGACTTCCGCCAACGCTGCGCCGGGCATCAATTGCCGCCATCGGTCGTCCCGGAACTGGTCTACCGGATCCTGCCCGAAACCGCCTCGGAGGCGAACTCCTACACGGATACCGACAAGTTCACCTGGGGCCTGCAGGCGGTGGGCGCGGACTTGAGCTCCTACACCGGCAAGGGCATCAACGTTGCGGTGCTGGATACCGGATTCGACGCCGCCCACCCGGACTTCGCCTCCCGGAGCGTCACCACCAGGTCCTTCGTCGAAGGCGAGGATGCCGCCGATGGCCATGGCCACGGAACCCACTGCATCGGCAGCTCCTGCGGACCGCGCACCCCCGCCCAGGGTCCCGGCTATGGCGTGGCCAGCGAGGCCAATATCTTCGCCGGCAAGGTGCTCGGCGCCGACGGCTCAGGCTCCGACTCGACTATCCTGGCCGGCATCAACTGGGCCCTGGAAAGCAAATGCGAGATCATCTCGATGTCCCTGGGCGCCGATGTGCGCACGGTGCATCCGCCCTATGTCACCGCCGGACGCCGATCCCTGGAACTGGGCTCGCTGATCATCGCGGCGGCCGGAAACAACGCCCAGCGCTCGGCCGGGAACCCCGGATTTGTCGGCGCCCCGGCCAATAGCCCCTACATCATGGCGGTGGCCGCGCTGGATTCGACGCTGGCCGTCGCGGACTTCTCCGCACAGGCCCTTCAGGCCGAGGGCGGAGAGGTCAATATCGCCGGCCCCGGCGTGGACGTCTACTCCTCGTGGCCCGGCGCGCAACGCTACAACACCATCAGCGGCACCTCGATGGCCACCCCGCACGTAGCCGGCGTGGCCGCGCTGCTGGCCGAATCCACCGGCCTGCGCGCCCAGGAATTGTGGGACAAGCTGGTGGCCACGGCACGCGATGTGCCGCTGCCCGCCGAGGATGCCGGAGCCGGGCTGGCCCAGGCCCCGGCCAGCACGGAAGGCTAA
- a CDS encoding sarcosine oxidase subunit beta family protein, which produces MADLLPEHPEFLWANPDPKKSYDVVIVGGGGHGLATAYFLAKNHGITNVAVLEKGWLAGGNMARNTTIIRSNYLWDESAGIYEKSLKLWEQLPEDLDYDFLFSQRGVLNLAHTLGDVRESVRRVEANKLNGVDAEWLDPSQVKEACPIINTSDNIRYPVMGATWQPRAGIAKHDHVAWAFARKANEMGVDIIQNCEVTGFIKDGEKVTGVKTTRGTINAGKVALAGAGHSSVLAEMAGIELPIQSHPLQALVSELFEPVHPTVVMSNHIHVYVSQAHKGELVMGAGIDSYNGYGQRGAFHVIEEQMAAAVELFPIFARAHVLRTWGGIVDTTLDASPIISKTPIQNLYVNCGWGTGGFKGTPGAGFTLAHTIAHDEAHPLNAPFSLERFETGHLIDEHGAAAVAH; this is translated from the coding sequence GTGGCTGATCTGCTGCCTGAGCACCCGGAGTTCCTGTGGGCGAATCCGGACCCCAAGAAGTCCTACGACGTCGTGATCGTCGGCGGTGGCGGCCACGGCCTGGCTACCGCGTACTTCCTCGCGAAAAACCACGGCATCACCAATGTCGCAGTCCTGGAAAAGGGATGGCTGGCCGGCGGGAACATGGCCCGCAACACCACCATCATCCGCTCGAACTACCTGTGGGATGAATCGGCCGGCATCTACGAGAAGTCGCTGAAGCTCTGGGAGCAGCTGCCCGAGGACCTGGACTACGACTTCCTGTTCTCCCAGCGCGGCGTGCTCAACCTGGCCCACACGCTGGGCGACGTGCGCGAATCGGTGCGCCGCGTGGAGGCGAACAAGCTCAACGGCGTGGACGCTGAATGGCTCGACCCCTCCCAGGTCAAGGAAGCCTGCCCGATCATCAACACCAGCGACAACATCCGCTACCCGGTCATGGGCGCCACCTGGCAGCCGCGCGCCGGCATCGCCAAGCACGACCACGTGGCCTGGGCCTTCGCCCGCAAGGCCAACGAGATGGGCGTGGACATCATCCAGAACTGCGAAGTCACCGGGTTCATCAAGGATGGCGAGAAGGTCACCGGCGTGAAGACCACGCGCGGCACCATCAACGCCGGCAAGGTGGCGCTGGCAGGTGCCGGGCACTCCTCGGTGCTGGCCGAGATGGCCGGAATCGAACTGCCGATCCAGTCCCACCCGCTGCAGGCACTGGTCTCCGAGCTGTTCGAACCGGTCCACCCGACGGTGGTCATGTCCAACCACATCCACGTCTACGTCTCCCAGGCCCACAAGGGCGAACTGGTGATGGGCGCCGGGATCGACAGCTACAACGGCTATGGCCAGCGCGGCGCCTTCCACGTGATCGAAGAGCAGATGGCCGCGGCCGTGGAGCTCTTCCCGATCTTCGCCCGGGCGCACGTGCTGCGTACCTGGGGAGGCATCGTGGACACCACCTTGGACGCCTCGCCGATCATTTCCAAGACCCCGATCCAGAACCTGTACGTGAACTGCGGCTGGGGCACCGGCGGGTTCAAGGGCACCCCGGGCGCCGGCTTCACCCTGGCGCACACCATCGCCCACGACGAGGCGCACCCGCTGAATGCCCCCTTCAGCCTGGAGCGCTTCGAAACCGGCCACCTGATCGACGAACACGGCGCCGCAGCCGTCGCACACTAG
- a CDS encoding universal stress protein, with protein sequence MSTVVLGVEQGMEPGVLTAAAQLARDLNARLICVHALSGRYVTEKLADGDLLDAAEPVGEDLAWELSLAITGVSFESYAIAGDPAKVLAVVAEQQDARMIVVGTRRAGLRQKVAELLDGSIALALAQKQHRPVLVVPLRDAG encoded by the coding sequence ATGAGTACCGTGGTTCTGGGAGTAGAGCAGGGCATGGAGCCAGGCGTGCTCACTGCCGCCGCACAACTGGCGCGCGATCTGAACGCCCGATTGATCTGCGTGCATGCGCTCAGCGGCCGATATGTGACCGAGAAACTGGCCGACGGGGACCTGCTGGACGCGGCGGAACCGGTGGGGGAGGACCTGGCGTGGGAGCTGTCGCTGGCGATCACCGGCGTGAGCTTCGAGAGCTACGCCATCGCCGGGGACCCGGCCAAGGTGCTGGCCGTGGTGGCCGAGCAGCAGGACGCGCGGATGATCGTCGTGGGCACCCGGCGCGCGGGATTGCGCCAGAAGGTCGCCGAACTCCTCGACGGCTCGATTGCCCTGGCGCTGGCCCAGAAGCAGCATCGGCCGGTGCTGGTGGTTCCGCTGCGCGATGCGGGCTAG
- a CDS encoding BCCT family transporter translates to MTQDEEGVQREQAAGLLHEEALLEPSPHTAPIPVHMHIAEDDTDEQITAKLRRQGVRLGKGGIAPAVFWPAMIVIVAVTIFAVLLPDSAEKTFTSVQNWIVTNLGWYYMLVVGGFVALVIAIGFSKLGRVTLGNDGEKPEFGLFSWFAMLFAAGMGIGLVFYGVGEPLMYATVDPKPGWEGTQAELSGLAMAQTFIHWGLHPWAIYAVIGLALAYAIHRRGRPVSIRWALEPVLGSRVKGWLGDVIDVLAIFGTVFGVATSLGLGVQQISSGMAAIGLVDTVDNTLLVILIVVITFLATMSVVSGLGAGIRWLSNINLSVAGLLMISVLLMGPTLFLFQNFVQSLGVYLANFMNMTFDVGAFQRGEEAQTWFSSWTIFYWGWWIAWAPFVGIFIARISRGRTVRQFVTGVLLVPTIVGFLWFSILGGSGLYRQFFGAGDMVQDGAVSAEGSLFQILQNLPLGSILSVVAIILVAIFFITSSDSGSLVVDMLASGGHPNPPVWSRVIWAGLEGVLAAALLVAGGLQTLQAGSLATALPFSVIMILMAVATIKGLRFEHRSMEQLEQKRRLARVTEHISDELWGTLEDQPELRKYVDDRIDYRVTRTRGLFGRREEGSAKAPSAKPGHSRDAGS, encoded by the coding sequence ATGACGCAGGACGAAGAAGGAGTGCAGCGCGAGCAGGCCGCGGGGCTGCTCCACGAGGAGGCGCTGCTGGAGCCATCGCCCCACACGGCGCCAATCCCGGTGCACATGCACATCGCAGAGGATGATACCGATGAGCAGATCACCGCGAAGCTGCGCCGGCAGGGCGTGCGGCTGGGCAAAGGGGGGATCGCCCCGGCGGTGTTCTGGCCGGCCATGATCGTGATCGTCGCGGTGACGATCTTCGCGGTCCTGCTGCCGGACTCGGCCGAGAAGACGTTCACCTCGGTGCAAAACTGGATTGTCACCAACCTCGGCTGGTACTACATGCTGGTGGTCGGCGGCTTCGTGGCCCTGGTCATCGCCATTGGCTTTTCCAAGCTCGGACGGGTGACCCTGGGCAATGACGGCGAGAAACCCGAATTCGGCCTCTTCAGCTGGTTCGCCATGCTCTTCGCCGCCGGCATGGGCATCGGCCTGGTGTTCTACGGGGTGGGCGAACCGCTGATGTATGCCACCGTGGATCCCAAGCCCGGCTGGGAAGGCACCCAAGCCGAGCTCTCCGGCCTGGCCATGGCGCAGACCTTCATCCACTGGGGCCTTCATCCTTGGGCGATTTATGCGGTGATCGGCCTGGCACTGGCCTACGCGATCCATCGCCGCGGCCGACCGGTCTCGATCCGGTGGGCCCTGGAACCGGTGCTGGGAAGCCGCGTCAAGGGCTGGCTCGGCGACGTGATCGACGTGCTGGCGATCTTCGGCACCGTCTTCGGCGTGGCCACCTCGCTGGGCCTGGGCGTGCAGCAGATCAGCTCCGGCATGGCCGCCATCGGCCTGGTCGACACCGTGGACAATACGCTGCTGGTCATCCTGATCGTCGTCATCACCTTCCTGGCCACCATGAGCGTTGTCAGCGGCCTGGGCGCGGGAATCCGCTGGCTGTCCAATATCAACCTGTCCGTGGCGGGCCTGCTGATGATCAGCGTGCTGCTGATGGGGCCGACCCTCTTCCTGTTCCAGAACTTCGTGCAGTCCCTGGGCGTGTACCTGGCCAACTTCATGAACATGACCTTCGACGTGGGCGCCTTCCAGCGCGGCGAGGAAGCGCAGACCTGGTTCTCGAGCTGGACCATTTTCTACTGGGGCTGGTGGATCGCCTGGGCACCGTTTGTCGGCATCTTCATCGCCCGCATTTCCCGCGGGCGCACGGTGCGCCAATTCGTCACCGGCGTCCTGCTGGTGCCCACGATCGTCGGATTCCTGTGGTTCTCGATCCTCGGCGGCTCGGGGCTCTACCGGCAGTTCTTCGGCGCCGGGGACATGGTCCAGGACGGGGCGGTCTCGGCCGAGGGATCGCTCTTCCAGATTCTGCAGAACCTGCCGCTGGGGTCCATCCTCTCGGTGGTGGCGATCATCCTGGTGGCCATCTTCTTCATCACCTCCTCGGACTCGGGCTCGCTGGTCGTTGACATGCTCGCCTCCGGCGGGCACCCCAACCCGCCGGTATGGTCCAGGGTGATTTGGGCCGGACTGGAGGGCGTGCTGGCTGCCGCCCTGCTCGTGGCCGGCGGATTGCAGACCCTGCAAGCCGGTTCCCTGGCCACCGCGCTGCCCTTCAGCGTCATCATGATCCTGATGGCGGTCGCCACGATCAAGGGGCTGCGGTTTGAACACCGGAGCATGGAGCAGCTGGAACAGAAGCGGCGCCTGGCGCGCGTGACCGAGCATATTTCGGACGAGCTCTGGGGCACGCTGGAGGACCAGCCGGAGCTGCGCAAATACGTCGACGACCGGATCGACTACCGGGTCACCCGCACCCGCGGCCTGTTCGGGCGACGCGAGGAGGGGAGCGCGAAAGCGCCCTCGGCCAAGCCAGGGCACTCCCGGGACGCCGGGTCCTGA
- a CDS encoding GntR family transcriptional regulator, with translation MMDIAPGEPINEAQLVQELNIGRTPLREALKRLEVDHLVHSYPRRGTFATRVDITELAAITEMRLALEPLAADRAAALGGGSVRGEIEQTLHTITAFTGDETRRSLMENDLAVHRLIYQAAANHHLEETLIRLDNLATRIWCLTLDHLPSIDAHIAEHQALLEAVLNQDPETASTLAREHIASFEASVRAVL, from the coding sequence ATGATGGACATCGCCCCGGGCGAACCGATCAACGAGGCCCAGCTGGTCCAGGAACTCAATATCGGCCGCACCCCGCTGCGCGAAGCGCTCAAGCGGCTCGAGGTCGACCATCTGGTCCACTCCTACCCGCGACGGGGAACCTTCGCCACGCGCGTGGACATCACCGAGCTCGCCGCCATCACCGAGATGCGCCTCGCCCTCGAACCCCTGGCAGCCGATCGGGCCGCCGCCCTGGGCGGCGGATCCGTCCGCGGCGAAATCGAGCAGACCCTGCACACCATCACCGCCTTCACCGGCGACGAGACCCGGCGCAGCCTCATGGAGAACGATCTGGCCGTGCACCGCCTGATCTACCAGGCCGCCGCCAACCATCATCTGGAAGAGACCCTGATTCGGCTCGACAACCTCGCCACCCGAATCTGGTGCCTCACTCTGGATCACCTCCCGAGCATTGACGCCCATATTGCCGAACACCAGGCGCTCCTCGAAGCGGTCCTCAACCAGGATCCCGAAACTGCCAGCACCCTGGCCCGCGAGCACATCGCCAGTTTCGAAGCTTCGGTGCGCGCCGTGCTCTAG
- a CDS encoding NAD(P)/FAD-dependent oxidoreductase, translated as MESIVVLGAGLAGATAVTELRDRGFTGPITLIGEESELPYERPPLSKGYLQGNEEPESFTVHDAIWYQEHKVEPRLGVAAISIESARRQVLLADGSAVDYDQLVLATGSRANLGGDAPLAGYDLPGVHTLRKLSDAKALKADITDGARVSIVGSGWIGMEVAASARQLGARVTVYSTSEVPLAAVFGQRFGRHLLDLHQRHGVDVRTAKVHGIEQADGHLQVLSSAGSSPADVVLLAIGAVPNLQLAETAGLDVDQGVLVDATLRSSDPRILAIGDIAQAMNTRLGRRVRVEHWDNAIRQGKLAAATLLGGSESHDWWPYFFTDQFELGMEYVGHSAPGDETVIRGDVDSGEFLVFWRNSQVVTAAANVNIWDVNDELRAVIGRELSAERLADPKIELADL; from the coding sequence ATGGAATCAATAGTCGTGCTGGGTGCCGGGCTGGCCGGCGCCACGGCAGTCACCGAGCTGCGCGATCGGGGATTCACCGGGCCGATCACGCTGATCGGCGAGGAATCGGAACTGCCCTATGAGCGTCCGCCGCTCTCCAAAGGCTACCTGCAGGGCAATGAGGAGCCGGAGAGCTTCACGGTGCATGATGCCATCTGGTACCAGGAGCACAAGGTCGAGCCGCGGCTTGGCGTGGCGGCGATCAGCATCGAATCCGCCCGGCGCCAGGTGCTGCTCGCCGATGGCAGTGCGGTCGACTACGACCAGCTGGTGCTCGCCACCGGATCGCGGGCGAATCTCGGCGGCGATGCGCCTCTGGCCGGCTACGACCTGCCCGGGGTGCACACCTTGCGCAAGCTTTCCGATGCCAAAGCGCTCAAAGCCGACATCACCGACGGGGCGCGGGTCTCCATTGTGGGTTCCGGCTGGATCGGCATGGAAGTTGCCGCCAGCGCCCGCCAGCTCGGGGCGCGGGTCACCGTATATTCCACCTCCGAGGTTCCGCTGGCCGCGGTATTCGGCCAGCGTTTCGGGCGGCACCTGCTCGATCTGCATCAGCGCCACGGGGTGGATGTGCGCACCGCCAAGGTCCACGGCATCGAACAGGCCGACGGGCATTTGCAGGTGCTCTCGTCGGCCGGTTCCTCGCCGGCCGACGTGGTCCTGCTGGCCATCGGCGCCGTGCCCAATCTGCAGCTGGCCGAAACGGCGGGGCTCGACGTGGACCAGGGGGTGCTGGTGGATGCAACCCTGCGCAGCAGCGACCCGCGCATCCTGGCCATCGGCGATATCGCCCAGGCGATGAACACCCGGCTAGGACGGCGGGTGCGCGTGGAGCACTGGGATAACGCCATCCGGCAAGGCAAGCTGGCCGCCGCCACGCTGCTCGGCGGCAGCGAATCCCATGATTGGTGGCCGTACTTCTTCACCGACCAATTCGAACTGGGCATGGAGTATGTCGGGCACAGTGCCCCAGGGGACGAGACGGTGATCCGCGGTGACGTGGACAGCGGCGAGTTCCTGGTCTTCTGGCGCAATTCGCAGGTGGTCACCGCGGCGGCCAATGTGAATATCTGGGATGTCAACGATGAACTGCGCGCAGTGATAGGGCGGGAACTCTCCGCCGAGCGCCTGGCGGATCCGAAGATCGAACTCGCTGACCTGTAA
- a CDS encoding sarcosine oxidase subunit alpha family protein, with product MSKPQRLAPELRSRARIDSDQPLALSIDGHQLSAFRGDTIASAMLANQIRQCGPSLYLKRPRGILAAGVEEPNALITVAARHAGEVDESMLPATTVSVTEGVSASLLSGLGVLDPDTDPAYYDHVHVHTDVLVVGAGPAGLAAAREASRSGARVMLLDERPEAGGTLLDTAGEQIDGMDSTKWIESVVGELEQAGETTHLQRTTVFGSYDANYLVAVQRRTAHLDAAAAPGVSRERIWHIRAGQVVLATGAHERPVVFENNDRPGIMLAGAVRSYLNRYGVRAGEKIAVFTTNDSAYELVSELSASGSVVAVIDARRSISAVAAQAVADGVQVISGSAVVDTEANESGELSAIVVAELDERRELGEISRIEADVLAVAGGFNPVVHLHSQRQGKLDWDTAIHAFVPADAVANQHLAGALTGRLDTASALSTGAATGAAAATAAGYSTIARVPEALPVPAGETRPVWLVPSRFGDDAANYKFHFVDLQRDQTVADVLRATGAGMQSVEHIKRYTSISTANDQGKTSGVAAIGVIAAVLGIENPAQVGTTTFRAPYTPVAFAALAGRNRGDQLDPARITAMHSWHLEHGAEFEDVGQWKRPWYYPQAGEDMDAAVYREAKAVRESVGMLDATTLGKIEIRGADAAEFLNRIYTNGYTKLKVGMGRYGVMCKADGMIFDDGVTLRLAEDRFLMHTTTGNAATVLDWLEEWLQTEWPELDVTCTSVTEQLATVAVVGPKSRAVIAKVASTVDVSNEAFKFMAFQDVVLDSGIEARISRISFSGELAFEIAIPAWHGLKVWEDVYAAGQEFNITPYGTETMHVLRAEKGFIIVGQDTDGTVTPQDAGMDWVLSKVKDFVGNRSYTRVDNQREDRKHLVSVLPVDKSLLLPEGAALVSVEELAADGITPMDGWVTSSYNSAALGRTFGLALIKNGRNRIGETLRTPINGQLAEVTIAETVLFDPEGSRRDG from the coding sequence ATGAGCAAGCCACAGCGACTGGCGCCAGAACTGCGCTCCCGCGCCCGGATCGACAGCGATCAGCCTCTGGCCCTGAGCATCGACGGGCACCAGCTTTCCGCCTTCCGCGGCGACACCATCGCCAGCGCCATGCTGGCCAACCAGATCCGCCAGTGCGGCCCCTCGCTCTACCTCAAGCGCCCGCGCGGCATCTTGGCAGCCGGCGTGGAAGAGCCCAATGCGCTGATTACCGTGGCCGCCCGCCATGCCGGCGAGGTTGACGAGTCGATGCTGCCGGCCACCACCGTCTCGGTGACCGAGGGTGTTTCGGCGAGCCTGCTCTCCGGGCTGGGCGTGCTGGATCCGGACACCGATCCGGCCTACTACGACCACGTGCACGTGCACACCGACGTCCTGGTGGTCGGCGCCGGCCCGGCCGGCCTGGCCGCGGCCCGCGAAGCCTCGCGCTCCGGCGCCCGGGTGATGCTGCTCGACGAGCGTCCGGAAGCCGGGGGCACCCTGCTGGATACCGCCGGCGAGCAGATCGACGGGATGGATTCCACCAAGTGGATCGAATCGGTGGTGGGCGAACTGGAGCAGGCCGGGGAAACCACCCACCTGCAGCGCACCACGGTGTTCGGCTCCTACGACGCGAACTACCTGGTCGCCGTCCAGCGCCGCACCGCGCACCTTGATGCGGCGGCCGCCCCGGGTGTCTCGCGCGAACGCATCTGGCACATCCGTGCCGGCCAGGTGGTGCTGGCCACCGGCGCCCACGAGCGACCCGTGGTCTTCGAGAACAACGACCGCCCGGGCATCATGCTCGCCGGCGCCGTGCGCAGCTACCTGAACCGCTACGGGGTGCGCGCGGGCGAGAAGATCGCCGTCTTCACCACCAACGACTCCGCCTATGAGCTGGTCAGCGAGCTCTCCGCCTCCGGATCGGTGGTAGCGGTGATCGATGCGCGTCGCAGCATTTCCGCCGTGGCCGCCCAGGCCGTGGCCGACGGCGTCCAGGTGATCTCCGGATCCGCCGTGGTGGACACCGAGGCCAACGAGTCCGGGGAGCTTTCGGCGATTGTCGTGGCCGAGCTGGATGAGCGGCGCGAGCTGGGCGAAATATCGCGGATCGAGGCCGACGTGCTGGCCGTGGCCGGCGGCTTCAACCCCGTGGTGCACCTGCACTCCCAGCGCCAGGGCAAGCTGGACTGGGACACCGCCATCCACGCCTTCGTGCCTGCTGATGCGGTCGCCAACCAGCACCTGGCCGGTGCGCTGACCGGGCGGCTGGATACCGCCAGCGCCCTGTCCACCGGTGCCGCCACCGGAGCGGCGGCAGCCACCGCCGCCGGCTACAGCACCATCGCGCGGGTTCCCGAGGCGCTGCCGGTTCCCGCCGGAGAAACCCGCCCGGTGTGGCTGGTGCCTTCGCGCTTCGGCGATGACGCGGCGAACTACAAGTTCCACTTCGTCGACCTGCAGCGCGACCAAACCGTGGCCGACGTGCTGCGCGCCACCGGGGCCGGGATGCAGTCGGTGGAGCACATCAAGCGGTACACCTCGATCTCCACCGCCAACGACCAGGGCAAGACCAGTGGCGTGGCAGCGATCGGCGTGATCGCCGCGGTGCTGGGCATCGAGAACCCGGCACAGGTGGGCACCACCACCTTCCGCGCCCCCTACACCCCGGTGGCCTTCGCGGCCCTGGCCGGGCGCAACCGCGGAGACCAGCTGGACCCGGCGCGCATCACCGCCATGCACTCCTGGCACCTGGAGCACGGGGCCGAATTCGAGGATGTCGGGCAGTGGAAGCGCCCGTGGTACTACCCGCAGGCCGGGGAGGACATGGACGCGGCGGTCTACCGCGAAGCCAAGGCCGTGCGCGAATCGGTCGGCATGCTCGATGCGACCACGCTGGGCAAGATCGAGATCCGCGGGGCGGATGCGGCCGAGTTCCTGAACCGCATCTACACCAACGGCTACACCAAGCTGAAGGTCGGCATGGGCCGCTACGGCGTGATGTGCAAGGCCGACGGCATGATCTTCGACGACGGCGTGACCCTGCGCCTGGCCGAGGACCGCTTCCTGATGCACACCACCACCGGCAATGCGGCCACCGTGCTGGATTGGCTGGAGGAATGGCTGCAGACCGAATGGCCGGAGCTGGATGTCACCTGCACCTCGGTGACCGAGCAGCTGGCCACCGTGGCAGTGGTCGGACCCAAGTCCCGCGCGGTGATCGCCAAGGTCGCCTCCACCGTGGACGTGTCCAACGAGGCCTTCAAGTTCATGGCCTTCCAGGACGTGGTGCTGGATTCCGGGATCGAAGCGCGCATCTCGCGCATCTCGTTCTCCGGTGAGCTGGCCTTCGAAATCGCGATCCCGGCCTGGCACGGGCTGAAGGTCTGGGAGGATGTATACGCGGCCGGGCAGGAATTCAACATCACCCCGTACGGCACCGAAACCATGCACGTGCTGCGCGCCGAAAAGGGCTTCATCATCGTCGGCCAGGACACCGACGGCACGGTGACCCCGCAGGATGCCGGCATGGACTGGGTCCTCTCCAAGGTCAAGGATTTCGTGGGCAACCGCTCCTACACCCGAGTCGATAACCAGCGCGAAGACCGCAAGCACCTGGTCTCGGTGCTGCCGGTGGACAAGTCGCTGCTTTTGCCTGAAGGGGCGGCGCTGGTTTCGGTGGAAGAACTGGCCGCCGACGGCATCACCCCGATGGACGGGTGGGTCACCAGCTCGTACAACTCGGCAGCCCTGGGCCGGACCTTCGGCCTGGCACTGATCAAGAATGGGCGCAACCGCATTGGTGAAACCCTGCGCACCCCGATCAACGGCCAGCTGGCCGAGGTCACCATCGCAGAAACCGTCCTCTTCGACCCGGAAGGAAGCCGTCGTGATGGCTAG
- a CDS encoding sarcosine oxidase subunit gamma, producing the protein MASNTLIDSRRSPAAHLQQLMAEASAAGGLALGEVAFTTQISVRCAPGSAGYEALAAATGVGLPSKVGQVAGEVNGVGVLWLGPDEFLVTAPEDTTLVAKLEQALGQAPGQVVDLSANRAVLELSGAKAPLVLRKSCPADLHPRSFAVNQAITTSLANIPVLLWRTGEESWRIMPRASFTEHTVHWLIDAMLEFASDPVR; encoded by the coding sequence ATGGCTAGCAACACCCTGATTGATTCCCGTCGTTCCCCAGCAGCCCACCTGCAGCAGCTCATGGCCGAGGCCAGCGCCGCCGGTGGATTGGCCCTGGGCGAGGTCGCCTTCACCACGCAGATCTCGGTGCGTTGCGCCCCGGGCAGCGCCGGCTACGAGGCGCTGGCCGCCGCTACCGGCGTGGGCCTGCCCAGCAAGGTTGGCCAGGTCGCCGGCGAGGTCAATGGCGTAGGCGTGCTGTGGCTCGGACCGGATGAATTCCTGGTCACCGCGCCGGAAGACACGACCCTGGTGGCCAAGCTGGAGCAGGCCCTGGGCCAGGCCCCGGGCCAGGTGGTGGACCTGTCGGCCAACCGAGCCGTGCTGGAACTCTCCGGCGCCAAAGCGCCACTGGTGCTGCGCAAGAGCTGCCCGGCCGACCTGCATCCGCGCAGCTTCGCGGTGAACCAGGCGATCACCACCTCGCTGGCTAATATCCCGGTGCTGCTGTGGCGTACCGGTGAAGAAAGCTGGCGGATCATGCCGCGTGCTTCCTTCACCGAGCACACCGTGCACTGGCTGATCGATGCGATGCTGGAATTCGCTTCGGATCCCGTTCGCTGA